ATATGATATCTCAAGGGTTCCTAAGCGGTGaaaatcttggaaaagaagaacaaagttggaggtctcacttcctgacttcaaagcTTACTACAAATctacaataattaaaacagtgtaacactggcataaagacagacatgtatactaatggaatagaatggacAGCCTAGGAACAGACTTTTGTATTTATGGTCAAATGAATTCTGGAGAGGGAGCTAAGAACATTCAATGGGTAAAGGACGATCTTTTCAACAAgtagtattgggaaaactggatatcaacatgcaaaaaataaagttggatccTTACCTTATAACtcatacaaaaaaattaactcaaaatagaccaAAGACtcaaatgtaagagctaaaactataaaacgctcagaagataacataggaaaaaACCTTTATGACATTATATTTGGCAATGATTTATTGGCTTTGACACCAAAAAGCataggtaacaaaagaaaaaactgacaaataagactatcaaaaatataaacttttgcacatcaaaggacacaatcaataGAGTAAGAAGGCAACCCATGAAGGGAAATACTTGCCAATTATTTATCTGATAAGAGAATCAATATATAGGATATACAAAAAAATCccacaactcaacaataaataaataaacaaccagTTTAGataatgggcaaaggacttaaataaacatttctctaaaaaagatacataaatagccaaaaagcacatgaaaagatgcacatcaccagtctttagggaaatgcaaatcaaaaccacagtgaaataccacttcacacccattaggatagctcttacaaaaaagaaaaaaagaaatgaagtgttggcaagggtgtgggaAAATTGGAATCTTTGtttactgctggtgggaatgtcaaatgatacagcctctatggaaaacagtatggtggttcctcaaaagatGAAAtacagaattactatatgatccagcaattccacttctgggtatatgctCAAAACatctgaaagcagggacttgaacagacacttgTACATCCagtttcatagcagcattattcacaacagccaaacgGTAGAAGCAACACAAGTTACTACCgacagatgaagggataaacaaactgtggtagatacatacaatggaatactattcagccttaagaagGGAGGAAATTCTGGCACACAGATGACCTagaagacattatactaagtgaaataagccagacacaggacaaatattgtaggattccacaTATCTGAGGTACCTAAAGTAGTcgaattcacagagacagaaggaatggTGTTTGCCAGGGGCAAAAAGGGGGAGTATAAAAGGGAATGGTGTTTAATGGGTAcggaatttcagtttgggaagatgaaaaagtcagGGAGATGgatagtgatgatggtttcagagcagtgtgaatatacttaatgccacagaattGTACACTGAAAAAATGGTTGAAACAGTCAATTTTATGTTAGGTGTATTttaccatgatgaaaaaaaaagtctgttctgCGAAAGACACTGtcgagagaatgaaaagataagctacagactgggataaaatttttgtaaatcatatatgCAACGGAGAATTGCATTTGGAATACATAAAGAGCTCtcaaaagccagaaagaaaagaaacaacccaattaaaaaacagcaaaagatttgaacagacacttcagcAAACAGGATATAACGgtagcaaataagcatatgaaaagatgttcaacatcattagccattaaggaaatgcaaattaaaactacaatgagataccacttcatagcTATCGgaagaactaaaataaataccGATGATACCAAAGGTTGACAAAGATgcggagcaactggaactctcatacattgctggtaggaatgcaaaatggttcagccactctggaaaatggtttggcagtttcttataaagttaaacagaCACTTACCATAGGACCCAGTAATcccactcctagatatttaccttagagaaataaaaatttatgttcacacaaaaacctgtacaaaaatgttcatatcaGTATTATTCATCATCACCataaactggaaacagcccaaacgtACTTCAATGGgtggatgaataaacaaactttggAATACCCATAGAATGGAATGCTATCCGGCAACATGAATGAGCTATCAATACACACGACTTGGATGACTCTCAGAGGCAttacactaaatgaaagaagccactcTCAAAAGATGACATATTGTACGATTCTGTTTATGTGacattctttaaaagacaaaactacaGTAATGGAGAACAGATCTGGGATTGCCAGAGATTATGGGTGGAGTTGGGGGTGACTATCAATGGATGGTATGAGGGATTTTTAGGGTGATGGAGCTGTTTTCTGtcctgattgtggtggtggtgacaTGAATCTACATGATTTACATGATTTACAATTCATAGAATTgtacaccaagaaaaaaaagaaaaaaccaggcAATTTTATTgtaagttcattttaaaaagaaaatatcactatCATATCATTATCAATAGTTATACTTTAgtgattaataaaaatattcagaattagTTGTGAAACAGGATCTAAAAATCATTAAGTTCACTTTACGTCTGATACAATAACTTACAggtatagagaaaaaaatcaacagcactaaatgtaaaattttacaaCTTCTACTAACTCCTCACTTTAATATTCTACATCAGGATAATATGCTCCCTCTGGATCATTTCCTATAAACATTGTCATATACTGAATATGGAATTAAATAAGCACTCAACTTAGAAGTCTGGGACCCTATGTTACATTCCTAAAGCTAACACTGTAAGAAAACTCTCGACTTGCCTTTTGTGCCTAATTTTATCTTCCTCTTCATTGAGGTCATGTACTTGTCTGCACTTGTCTTTTTGTGGTATGCTGTGAAGGTTTAAAGCAAGGAGtttcaaagataagaaaaagaacagattcatacaccacccacccaccccaaatACCAGGTACTACTCTAAGTGATTTACATGTTATTACCTCACTTAAGCCTCCTAACAACCCTATAATATAGACACTACTTCTATTCTCATTTGacaagatgaagaaactgaagcatagagCGGTAACTTGCCCAACATCTTATAACAAGCTAGTAAGTGGGGGAGCCAGGATTGTTCCAGCAGTCTGCCACCAGAGCCCATGTTCTTAATCAGTAGGCTAGGTCTCTCCACAAAAGCCTGTTCACGtgttctttcattccttccttcaccGCTGCTCTTCCATGTCTATGTTCTCTCTGCCTGTAACAACGCATTCATTTGTTCTCAGGGCTTTACGTACCACCTAAGCGTACATGATTCCCAATTCTGTGTATCCAGCTCTGACCTCTCCCCTGAGCTTTACTCCTGCTTTTCCAACGGCTTCCTCAGTATGGGTATTTCATGATGCTGCCATTCTTACCAATTCAACATGTTTAAAATCAAACTCCTAGCCTTCCGTCAGAATTTCCTCATAAAGACTTTCTTAATTTTGCCAGCTGTTAATGGCACACAGACTAAAACAGCTGGGTTACCTTTGACCTCTCTTTTGACCCTCTTCCTTCACTCTCAGGCAATAAGTTTAACCAGTTCTTCCTTGGTGATGTCTCTTATAACCATACCTGCCTCTCTTTCCAGTACCACTGCAATCATTCTAGTCTAGATCTTCATGCCTACATGACTATAAGACCTCCTAAATCATTCTCCCTGCTcccagttctttctctctttcatcctGTTTATGGGCAACCAGATTAATCATTTTCAAATACTGCTTTTATCACATTACTCCTGGCTCAAAATCCTGGAACCATATCCAAACTAAGTAACTGAATAACTAACTAACCAAATAAAGTTCAAAACATTTAGCTACCTTTCTAACCTTGTCTCTCACAACAGCCTTAGACACGCTGGTGTGCCCACACCACCATCTGCAAATAAAATGCCTTTCCTTCTCCTACTAAGGAATAGGTAGTACTAAAGGAATGTTTAAATCTTACCTCCTCTAAGAGGCCTTCTTCAGTCATGCCAATGCACAGAGGCCTTTCTCTCCAATGAACTCCAACTGCACTTAACAACTGCATCTAGCATTGTTACTAAACGTTACATGGTTCTCGCTCCAACCAGAACTTTACTCACTAGAAGTCAGGAATGATTTCTTAAGCTTCCGTGCACCTGCCACAGTACCTAGCAAAACTTATCTGTTAAACTAATACTCTCTGGTTAAGACACACACCATTTATCTATAGACTTTGTGTTAATTTATAGTTCAGACCAAAGACCCTTCACAATCTAGCCTCACCTACCTTTCCAGTATCTCTCTCATCCCCTGCTGTGCCCTATGCCTCCTGCCACAATGAACTTTTCACTGTTCCCTAGATGCACCAGGCCCTTCCACAAACCTGCTCCTATTCACCTACTGTCTGTTATGCCTCCTGCCCCTTATTTACCTGACAGTTGACTGTTGAGCTGTCAAGACTTAGTACAAATGTCAACTCCTGACTCCCCCCTCAACTAGACTGAGATGTTCTGTGTCTGCACTCCCGTAGCATTTTATTCACATCTCTGTAACAGTAATTTCCATGATGTATCACAACTGACTGTGTACATATTTGTCTCTGTCATGGGGCTTTCTGCATTCCTCAAGGACAGTGATAGTTTCTCTCCCCTACTCCTTTCACTAACTTTTCACATTTAATGCCCTGCTGTTAAATCTTCCTTTCAGCGAAACAGCATGTCAAAGTCAGTGGTGATCACATACCTTGGTAATAAAGAGCCTTGAGGAAGGAGTGCCGATCAGCTCCCTGGAATAAAGagttttctatttccatttcacGCCGGGTCAGTTGTTTGCTCTTGGCAAATCTCTGTGGCAGGCAAAGGATGCGCTGACGCTCTGAGATCCTTTCTTCAATATCTTGAAGACGGTTCTGTATTGCTTCAGGTGTTGCCCTCAGTCTTGTCTTCTGGAACCAGAGAAATGCGATGACATATATCATAGAGGATACACCCTAAAAGTGATGGTCTAATGTCTGAGATAAGAAAGAAGACAATGTAGGACACGGAATGATCATTCACAGACGTGTGAGCTAAAAAGTCAAGGAAGGGCTGCCCTTTAGCAAGGTTCCTCGCACAGAAACCAAAGAAGAATCCAACAGAAAGCTCAGTTTTGTAAGAACTAAACATGAAAAGGTTTTCAGGGCCAAAGGAAGAGATCTTGCTCTTtattctccaggaaaaaaaaaaggtcccacTCACCTTTTCACCTGAAACGTGGCTCTTCCAGATCAAGATTTCTGTTTCATTGAGCCCTAGCTCCCGAAGAGAAGCAGTTTCCTGGTCCTTCTCATGCAGTGTCTGGAACTGGGACAAAGTCATGGTCCCAGCTGCTTCCTTCCCAAAGGGCTTGTACATAGTACCGGGAGCAAAGCTCTCTTTCTTAGACACACATCTGCAGAACAAGCAGGACGAAAGTAAGAATATCTTCAAGTTACCACAGTTTTCAGAAATGGGGCTCACCATTAGAAGAGGCCCAATGAAACTCATCAGCAATGTCTCTCTCATGTCCTATTTCTAGGTTGAAGCAACCATGCAATGATATAGAAGTCCATCAATATTCCCCCACACCCAGGACCAATAAATGACTGGATCAAAtctttatttattgagtacctactatacaTCGCTGGGCTAGGTACTGAGGATTTAACAGTAAAAAAACCACAAGTGGTTTCTGCCTTTGTAGAAGAAAAGTGGAAGAGAAGCAAGTAAACAGGCAATGATCATATTGGGTTATAAGTGCTAGGTATGTTaagggaagacagaggaaaggtACTTAACCCAGACTTAGTGGGATATGGGAGGCCTcccagaggaagagacacagaagaaaatgttGCCTAATAAGTAGAAGTTGGCCAAggaaagtggggagggagaggagtgtTCCATCCAGGCTTTAAGAGGGATCTGCTTCCTGGAGGTAAGGGTCTATGATACTCTACCTGTTTGCAAAATCAATACCTACTCCTCAATGGAGACAGAGGTATCAAGTTGATGCTGAAGGAGGCTTTTCAGCTGCCTCTCGCCTTCTGTTTCCAACTCCTCCAGGACATGCTCACCACTCTTCACACAGCTATTTATCCTGGAGTAGATATAAGAATATATGTAGAAAGTAGAAACAACAGTGAGTCTCAAAGTATATTCTTTATATTATCTACTGGTAGTGAACCCATTTGTTTGAAGACACTTTTCTAACTATTTGATGCCCTTTATCATTCATCCCACAAACATTGACTAAATATCCACTTACACGCAATGCACTGTGTTAGGTACTGATGGAGTCGACGATATTCAAGACATAGTCCCCATCCTCAAGAAGCTTGCAATTTATTTAGGGAGAAACATCATGTGTGTACATGTTACGTGCATGTGCCtgttgtggggtggggaggagggaggaagggaggtagagagagaagagaagagcaaTACAAAGAAGGATATGCCAAATTAGTAGGAGTTCATATAGAAGGAGATACTTGGGAGCTAGGGTGATAAAATGAAGACTCTGGAAAGGTAATTCTTAAATTGGCATTTGAAGGAATGGGTATGATGAAGGAAAGATCAGGGAGAATGAgtaagaagagacagaaatatgTTCTGGGGGAATAATACGAAGTTCAATTTAGCTGGCATTCACACATATGAGCACTGGGAGATGATCTTTGAGGGGGTAATTAGACTCAGATTGTAACTGGCCTTACATACACCAACTAAGCAGCCTGGACCTTCCTATATAGGTATTAGAAAGCAATTAGGCAGTTAAGTAACATGATACAAATGATGGTTTAGGAAAATGAATGTGGTTACAATATGCCTTGTGGATTCACAGGAAAGAAACCAGAAGGACTAGTTAGGAAACTCTTTAAATTTATCAAGCATAAGGTGATGAAAGTATACACTGGAGTGGTAATAGTGGAACAGAAAAGTGGGGAGTTAGAGGAGTGAAGCCTTTTGAAGGTAGGGGTAAGGGAGAAGTCAAAGATAACCCTGAAATTTCAAGCTGTATAACTTAAGAGAACATGGTACCaataaaggaaagaggaagatcCAAGAAGCAATAAGTAGTTTGGAAATGAGAAAGTCCATGTTGCCTTAGCCATGTGGAGTCAAACTACCCATTACAACTGAAACACCAGCATGAAGTATCAGGAATACTTCAAAGACATTGACTCAGAGGTGCCAGTATAAGTGAGGTTGGCTAACAGGAAAGTGAGAGCTGGAAAAATTATATAGATGAGAGTCTGAGGCTGAAGATGGAAATCTCAAGTCATCTGTGTGGGCAGGATCTGGAGCTGTGAAAGAGGAGGCACTCTCCAAAGAAGAGAGTatagaaacaaatgcaaagagGGTCATAACATTTTATAGCTTACGCACTACTGTGTAGAAATCTAGGCAATGCTAATATAAGCTAGTCAACCCTAAATAGCTGAAAACtcttattataaaagtaaaatgggcgtcttggtggctcagtcggtaaggtgtctgacttcggctcaggtcatgatctcgcggtttgtgagttcgagccccatgtagggctctgtgctgacagcttggagcctggagcctgctttggagtctgtgtctctctctttctctctctgcccctcccccacttgcactctgtctctctctctcaaaaataaataaatgttaaaaaaaaattaaaaaaagagtgtgAAGAAATAGCTGGACCAGTGGAGTATACAACAACAggtgacaaaaaacaaaaatgagttaattccaggagaaaagcaaacattaaatacCTTCTTTATGTAATAATCCTTTACTATTCGGGTTATGATGCAGCTCTCCTAATTATAAGCAAGATTCCCATGCTCTAGAAAGACTGAGacctattttagaaaattttagaatatcCTCAGGCctaggttttttaaaaacttccttttaAGTATctaaatttgtatttgttatttaaaattctgaaagttCTTGCTAAGTTTAAAGTGGCTTTGAAAGGAATAAACCATAGCTAACTACATCAGTGCCCATGAATCACgcggagtgaaaaaaaaaaaaaagcaagtcacagaaataTTCACACAATATGTGCCCATTCACATACAGttgaaaaatggatgaaagtagCACATAAATTCATATGTGGCAAacctagttttttaaaaaagcaagggAAGGATTAACGCCGAATTCGGGATAGTGGTCCcctcagggagaggagagggaggagaagcaaTCAGGGAAGGGACTTCTAAGATACTGCTAATTAATGCTCTATTTCTAAAGCCTGTGGTGGGTGCCAGTCTATTACTATTCTTtaaactgaatatatatatatatatatatacatatatatatgtatatatatataatttttcatatacgAAATATATCAtaatgagcattttttaaaaattattttgaggcaGGGAAAATCAGAAAcggttttttaaaagatgcagaaaCTGACAGTACAGGAGAGCATAATATCAGAAGAACTTTAAATGAACCGTCCTATTCCCGAGTGATCTTTCTACTTTGCAGTGAATCCAAAACCAATTTAAGGAGGATCTTTTTCAAAAAGCATTGTGTGCTGTTCAAACAATTGTGAAGCTCAGGCTTTCAACAATGACGAGCCAAGTTAAAGGTGCCATTCCCTACAGAACCAGTAGGGGGAGCTGCTTACAGCGGTGCTTTTCCTATGATTCGTGGAGCCGGTTTTGTACTTTCCGTCTAAATTTTTAGACACAAAGTGTATTAGTAGCTTACGTTAAGATCTGAAAGCGCTATATGCCCTTCGAGGCCCAAAGAAGTCTTCTTTAGTacacaaacactgaaaaaaaaaaaaaaaaagaaagaaagaaagaaagaaagaaaagaaaaaaggcgcCCACCCCGAGCCCCTTTCGGAGGATAAGGTGGAGGTAGGGCGGGACAGGGAGGAGCTGGCCTGGGTTTCTCCGGCGCTGGGCATCAGTCGGCCaacactctttttttatttttattttttacctggGTGGGTCCGTCTGAAGCTGTAAGAAGCCACGGCATCCGTGCAGCTCCTGGGGCCGGCGCCGTGGCCTAGATGCCCGTGCGGGCAAGGCATTCCTACGggaagcggcggcggcggcggcccttCCTGAACTTCTCCCTGCAGGCCTATCTAGCCcgtttcccctcctccctcctcctttgtcTTCCAGCTCACACGTAACCGCATCCCGAGAACGTGACATACCCCAAACACAAAGTCATAAAATCTATTTTCAATGTTAAAAGGTAGAAGAGAGCTCCCTTTGCCGCCTGCTCTCAGACAAGCCCTTACCTCTTCATGTTTCCACAGGCCCCTATCTCTAACTTGGCTGAACAGGCCGCGGACTTCAAGTCCCAGAACTCCGTGCGGCCGACTCTAAGGGGATTGTGGTGGAGTGCGGGGCTCTGGGAATTGTAGTCACGCAGAGCTAAAGAAACCGAAACACAAGAGTACCTACTGAATAACCGGTGTATTTTAAGTTCAAATATTTCTCCTACGGATTAAGGACAACACCCAAAATATCCAGCTCATAAAGCTTTGACTTCTTGACTGACTCAATCAATATCACCAAATCCTGGCTCCTCTACTTTTCCTTCAATGTGTCCCTATCAACCCTGCTTCTGCTTTCAAGGACTTGTTATCTGGCCTACCTTCTGTGTCCAGTGGGGCCCTTAGTCCATCCTCTGCAGGGTAGCCAGTTATCAGACACAAGTTTGACACATAATTTGCACTAACGGTACTCCTCTATCTGTTACAGAGGCTTATGAGACATTGTACTGCCTATCTTGAGAATTTGAAGTCTATGTGAATTCAGGCCTGTGAATGTTTTATTGGTAATTGTGTTGAACCAAGAGAGAGGTATAACATAGTGGTCAAGAACATGCGCTCTGAGTTcccagaaatggaaatacaaatgtcCCTAAGTATTGGAAAATAAAGATGTCTAATCTCACTTATAAGTGAGATGTAAATTTCAAAGTACACTGACTATAAAATACATGATCTGGACTCTTTGAAACTgacaaggtcatcaaaaacatgGTTAAGTCTGAGAATCTGCCAAccaaagaaaccaaaggaaacatgaagactaaatgtaatgtggtatcctggatggggctctggaacagaaaaagggctctaggtaaaaactaaaaaaatatgaataaactatGCACTTTAGTTAATAAGATTTGTTACATGTGACAAATATGCCAGTTATATAAGGTGTTAACAGCAAGGGTTAACT
The DNA window shown above is from Lynx canadensis isolate LIC74 chromosome X, mLynCan4.pri.v2, whole genome shotgun sequence and carries:
- the RBM41 gene encoding RNA-binding protein 41 isoform X4; translated protein: MSRSRDAVTCELEDKGGGRRGNGLDRPAGRSSGRAAAAAASRRNALPARASRPRRRPQELHGCRGFLQLQTDPPRINSCVKSGEHVLEELETEGERQLKSLLQHQLDTSVSIEECVSKKESFAPGTMYKPFGKEAAGTMTLSQFQTLHEKDQETASLRELGLNETEILIWKSHVSGEKKTRLRATPEAIQNRLQDIEERISERQRILCLPQRFAKSKQLTRREMEIENSLFQGADRHSFLKALYYQAYHKKTSADKYMTSMKRKIKLGTKDEPQKKNKGDPMNNLESFYQEMIMKKRLEEFQLMRGEPFASHSLVSATSVGDSGTAENPSLLQDKGKQAAQGKGPSLHVAKVFDNSPEQCWTGPKKLTQPIEFVPEDEIQRNRLSEEEIRKIPMFSSYNPGEPNKVLYLKNLSPRVTEKDLVSLFARFQEKKGPPIQFRMMTGRMRGQAFITFPNKELAQQALHLVNGYKLRGKILVIEFGKNKKQRSDLQAASLISSATDNTTEISGS
- the RBM41 gene encoding RNA-binding protein 41 isoform X1, with product MSRSRDAVTCELEDKGGGRRGNGLDRPAGRSSGRAAAAAASRRNALPARASRPRRRPQELHGCRGFLQLQTDPPRINSCVKSGEHVLEELETEGERQLKSLLQHQLDTSVSIEECVSKKESFAPGTMYKPFGKEAAGTMTLSQFQTLHEKDQETASLRELGLNETEILIWKSHVSGEKKTRLRATPEAIQNRLQDIEERISERQRILCLPQRFAKSKQLTRREMEIENSLFQGADRHSFLKALYYQDEPQKKNKGDPMNNLESFYQEMIMKKRLEEFQLMRGEPFASHSLVSATSVGDSGTAENPSLLQDKGKQAAQGKGPSLHVAKVFDNSPEQCWTGPKKLTQPIEFVPEDEIQRNRLSEEEIRKIPMFSSYNPGEPNKVLYLKNLSPRVTEKDLVSLFARFQEKKGPPIQFRMMTGRMRGQAFITFPNKELAQQALHLVNGYKLRGKILVIEFGKNKKQRSDLQAASLISSATDNTTEISGS
- the RBM41 gene encoding RNA-binding protein 41 isoform X2, which translates into the protein MSRSRDAVTCELEDKGGGRRGNGLDRPAGRSSGRAAAAAASRRNALPARASRPRRRPQELHGCRGFLQLQTDPPRINSCVKSGEHVLEELETEGERQLKSLLQHQLDTSVSIEECVSKKESFAPGTMYKPFGKEAAGTMTLSQFQTLHEKDQETASLRELGLNETEILIWKSHVSGEKTRLRATPEAIQNRLQDIEERISERQRILCLPQRFAKSKQLTRREMEIENSLFQGADRHSFLKALYYQDEPQKKNKGDPMNNLESFYQEMIMKKRLEEFQLMRGEPFASHSLVSATSVGDSGTAENPSLLQDKGKQAAQGKGPSLHVAKVFDNSPEQCWTGPKKLTQPIEFVPEDEIQRNRLSEEEIRKIPMFSSYNPGEPNKVLYLKNLSPRVTEKDLVSLFARFQEKKGPPIQFRMMTGRMRGQAFITFPNKELAQQALHLVNGYKLRGKILVIEFGKNKKQRSDLQAASLISSATDNTTEISGS